The following proteins come from a genomic window of Streptomyces sp. NBC_01716:
- a CDS encoding gamma-aminobutyraldehyde dehydrogenase has protein sequence MGNRFPARDRFADGAQFIDGRLRPGTSGRTHAVVDPATGRDLFTYELAGPADVDAAVAAALAAYPGWAGATPGERSDALHRFAAVLAERATEFAEAESLQCGKPIKLSTEFDVPGTVDNAAFFAGAARHLEGASAGEYSGDHTSYVRREPIGVVGSIAPWNYPLQMAAWKILPAVAAGNTIVLKPSELTPFTSLMFAQAAQEAGIPDGVINIVNGAGADAGERLVGHPDVVMTSFTGSTAVGKRVAEIATATVKRLHLELGGKAPFLVFDDADLEAAVQGAVAGSLINTGQDCTAATRAYVQRPLYDAFVSAVAALMETVRLGDPFAPSTDMGPLISHAHRDRVAGIVDRARGYARVVTGGSAPDGADLADGAYYRPTLVVDAAQDSEIVQSEIFGPVLVVLPFDSDDEGIRLANDTPYGLAASVWSRDVYRTGRATREIKAGCVWVNDHIPIISEMPHGGYKASGYGKDMSAYSFDEYTQVKHVMYDNTAVARKDWHRTIFGDRL, from the coding sequence ATGGGCAACCGCTTCCCCGCGCGGGACCGCTTCGCGGACGGTGCGCAGTTCATCGACGGTCGGCTGCGTCCCGGCACCTCGGGCCGTACGCACGCCGTGGTCGACCCCGCGACGGGCCGGGATCTGTTCACGTACGAACTGGCGGGGCCCGCCGACGTCGACGCGGCGGTCGCCGCCGCGCTCGCCGCGTACCCGGGCTGGGCCGGCGCGACCCCCGGGGAGCGCTCCGACGCACTGCACCGTTTCGCCGCCGTACTCGCCGAGCGGGCCACGGAATTCGCGGAGGCCGAGTCGCTCCAGTGCGGAAAGCCGATCAAGCTGTCCACGGAATTCGACGTACCGGGGACCGTCGACAACGCCGCCTTCTTCGCGGGCGCCGCTCGTCATCTGGAGGGCGCGTCCGCGGGTGAGTACAGCGGCGACCACACCTCCTACGTACGCCGCGAACCGATCGGAGTGGTCGGCTCCATCGCCCCCTGGAACTACCCGCTCCAGATGGCCGCCTGGAAGATCCTCCCGGCTGTCGCGGCGGGCAACACGATCGTGCTGAAGCCGTCCGAACTGACGCCGTTCACCTCGCTGATGTTCGCCCAGGCGGCGCAGGAGGCCGGCATCCCCGACGGTGTGATCAACATCGTCAACGGGGCGGGCGCCGACGCGGGCGAGCGCCTGGTGGGCCACCCCGACGTCGTCATGACGTCTTTCACCGGATCCACCGCCGTCGGCAAGCGCGTCGCCGAGATCGCCACGGCCACCGTCAAACGCCTGCATCTGGAACTCGGCGGCAAGGCCCCGTTCCTGGTCTTCGACGACGCCGACCTGGAGGCCGCCGTCCAGGGCGCCGTCGCGGGCTCGCTCATCAACACGGGGCAGGACTGTACGGCCGCCACCCGCGCGTACGTTCAGCGTCCGCTCTACGACGCGTTCGTGAGCGCCGTCGCGGCGCTGATGGAGACGGTGCGCCTCGGCGACCCGTTCGCCCCGTCGACCGACATGGGGCCGCTGATCTCGCACGCGCACCGCGACCGCGTCGCCGGCATCGTCGACCGGGCCCGCGGCTACGCCCGCGTCGTCACCGGCGGCTCCGCCCCGGACGGTGCCGATCTCGCCGACGGCGCGTACTACCGTCCCACCCTCGTCGTGGACGCCGCCCAGGACAGCGAGATCGTCCAGTCGGAGATCTTCGGCCCCGTCCTGGTCGTCCTGCCCTTCGACTCCGACGACGAGGGCATCCGGCTCGCCAACGACACCCCGTACGGCCTCGCCGCATCCGTCTGGAGCCGCGACGTGTACCGCACGGGGCGCGCCACCCGCGAGATCAAGGCCGGCTGTGTCTGGGTGAACGACCACATCCCGATCATCAGTGAGATGCCGCACGGCGGCTACAAGGCCAGTGGTTACGGAAAAGACATGTCGGCGTACTCGTTC